One genomic segment of Luteitalea sp. includes these proteins:
- the madM gene encoding malonate transporter subunit MadM → MLVDALAQVLAKSALITAFVFVGILVWFSYWLSSKLTRGRVHGSAIAITIGLLLAYIGGAVTGGRQGLADFTVLAGLGLMGGAMFRDFAIVATAFGADLDELRKAGAVGAASIVIGVVLSFVVGAIVALAFGYTDAVSVSTIGAGAATYIVGPVTGTALDAESGVIALSVAAGLTKSVLVMVGTPLVAGRIGLDNPHAAMIYGGLMGTTSGVAGGLAATDPKLVPYGAMTATFYTGVGCLLAPSVLFLAVRGIL, encoded by the coding sequence ATGCTGGTTGATGCGCTGGCGCAGGTCCTCGCGAAGAGCGCGCTGATCACGGCGTTCGTCTTCGTCGGCATCCTCGTCTGGTTCTCGTACTGGCTGTCGTCGAAGCTGACGCGCGGAAGGGTGCACGGCTCGGCGATCGCCATCACGATCGGCCTGCTGCTGGCGTACATCGGCGGCGCGGTGACCGGCGGCAGGCAGGGCCTCGCGGATTTCACGGTACTGGCCGGCCTCGGCCTGATGGGCGGCGCGATGTTTCGGGATTTCGCGATCGTCGCGACCGCGTTCGGCGCCGATCTCGACGAATTGCGCAAAGCGGGCGCGGTTGGCGCGGCCTCGATCGTCATCGGCGTCGTGCTGTCGTTCGTCGTCGGCGCGATCGTGGCGTTGGCATTCGGGTACACGGACGCGGTGTCGGTCAGCACGATCGGCGCGGGTGCGGCCACATACATCGTCGGCCCGGTGACCGGGACGGCGCTGGACGCCGAGTCCGGCGTGATCGCCCTGAGCGTGGCGGCGGGGCTCACGAAGTCGGTGCTGGTAATGGTCGGCACGCCGCTGGTCGCCGGCCGGATCGGCCTCGACAACCCGCACGCCGCCATGATCTACGGCGGCCTGATGGGCACGACCAGCGGCGTCGCCGGCGGACTCGCCGCCACCGATCCGAAGCTCGTGCCCTACGGCGCGATGACGGCGACGTTCTACACCGGCGTCGGCTGCCTGCTCGCGCCGTCGGTGCTGTTTCTCGCCGTGCGCGGTATTCTCTGA
- a CDS encoding DUF2442 domain-containing protein, giving the protein MWSGVETRIDDIEATDDVITARLVDGRVISVPLAWSWRLSDATPKQRANWTLIGDGHGVHWPDIDEDVSAEGMLHGIPARRPRGRPTRHRRPASSVAMPASRVSSRALPKRRARAARSDRQA; this is encoded by the coding sequence CTGTGGTCAGGTGTTGAAACGCGAATCGACGACATCGAGGCGACCGACGACGTCATCACGGCACGCCTGGTCGACGGACGCGTGATCAGTGTCCCATTGGCGTGGTCGTGGCGGTTGTCCGACGCAACGCCCAAGCAGCGGGCGAACTGGACGTTGATCGGCGACGGCCACGGCGTTCACTGGCCGGACATTGATGAGGACGTGAGTGCCGAGGGAATGCTTCACGGAATCCCGGCTCGTCGTCCTCGAGGTCGGCCGACGCGTCACCGTAGGCCTGCCTCCAGTGTGGCAATGCCGGCGAGCCGCGTGTCTTCCAGGGCGCTGCCGAAACGGCGTGCACGAGCAGCCCGGTCTGACCGTCAAGCGTGA
- a CDS encoding helix-turn-helix domain-containing protein — protein MNISRPVGSTTQQAQRRRARASAAYRAEQRRLAPFEEVARLVIRRRAALGISQQELARRVGTSHSAISRLESGRHKTSVETLQRVAEALGVRLVLGFESRSEDTPVRELVSV, from the coding sequence GTGAATATCAGCCGCCCCGTAGGAAGCACCACCCAGCAGGCACAACGTCGGCGGGCGCGCGCAAGTGCCGCCTACCGTGCCGAGCAGCGTCGCCTCGCCCCATTCGAGGAAGTAGCCCGACTCGTGATCAGGCGACGCGCGGCCTTGGGCATCTCCCAGCAGGAGCTCGCGCGCCGCGTCGGGACCAGTCATTCGGCAATCTCCAGGCTCGAGAGCGGCCGCCACAAGACCAGCGTTGAGACGCTCCAGCGGGTGGCCGAGGCGCTCGGTGTGCGCTTGGTGCTCGGCTTCGAGAGCCGTTCTGAGGACACTCCAGTGCGCGAGCTGGTAAGCGTGTAG
- a CDS encoding YraN family protein codes for MAADPRGTLGESGEILACRELVRHGYAILERRYRTRGGEIDIVAEHRRTIVFVEVKTRRTVSFGQPAEAVTWIKRRRLRAMARDYLSHRRLGDRACRFDVVTVLWPVGQRPTIEIIENAFEADAW; via the coding sequence ATGGCCGCCGACCCGCGCGGAACCCTCGGGGAATCGGGCGAAATCCTCGCCTGCCGTGAGCTCGTACGCCACGGGTACGCAATTCTTGAACGGCGGTACCGCACCCGCGGTGGCGAAATTGACATCGTCGCCGAGCATCGGCGCACAATCGTCTTCGTCGAGGTCAAAACGCGACGCACCGTGAGCTTTGGCCAACCGGCCGAGGCGGTCACCTGGATCAAGCGCCGGCGTCTCCGAGCCATGGCACGCGACTACCTGTCCCATCGGCGCCTCGGCGATCGGGCTTGCCGTTTCGACGTCGTGACGGTTCTCTGGCCGGTGGGTCAGCGCCCGACCATCGAGATCATCGAAAATGCCTTCGAGGCCGACGCGTGGTAG
- a CDS encoding acetyl ornithine aminotransferase family protein, with the protein MSKPQIKTRLPGPNARAIIERDARFVSPSYTRGYPLVIARGEGAMVEDVDGNCFLDCAAGIATNSTGHSHPDVVSAITEQAHRYLHMSGTDFYYDPQVTLAETLDRIVPIAGPTKSFFGNSGAEANEAALKLARYHSKRSFVVAFFGAFHGRTMGALGLTASKAVQRAGFGPTTTPGVFHAPYPDPYRHPRGPEAAVDECFEYLEDRLFAQLVPPDEVAAIVVEPIQGEGGYIIPPTSFFQRLQALASKHGILIVADEVQSGMGRTGRMFACQHFGLQPDMVTMAKGIASGMPLGVATGRAALWDWAPGAHASTFGGNPVSCAAALATIRLLEGSLIENATRVGAYLLDGLRALQEKHSLIGDVRGRGLMIGVELVRDRQTKERAVEERDQVVEEVFKRGVLLLGAGRNVIRFSPPLLLTTDQADMALAALDEALGVVGRVRGQGATVRR; encoded by the coding sequence ATATCGAAGCCCCAGATCAAGACTCGGTTGCCGGGTCCGAACGCCAGGGCCATCATCGAGCGCGACGCCAGATTCGTCTCGCCATCCTACACACGCGGATATCCGCTCGTCATCGCGCGAGGCGAGGGGGCGATGGTCGAGGATGTCGACGGCAACTGCTTCCTGGACTGTGCGGCAGGCATCGCCACCAACTCCACCGGCCACTCACATCCGGACGTCGTCAGTGCGATAACGGAACAGGCGCATCGCTACCTGCACATGTCCGGCACTGACTTCTACTACGACCCGCAGGTCACGCTGGCAGAAACGCTCGACCGGATCGTGCCCATCGCGGGGCCGACCAAGTCGTTCTTTGGTAATTCTGGCGCCGAGGCGAACGAAGCGGCGCTCAAGCTCGCGCGCTATCACTCCAAGCGGAGCTTCGTCGTTGCGTTCTTCGGTGCGTTCCACGGCCGCACGATGGGTGCCCTTGGTCTCACTGCAAGCAAGGCGGTGCAGCGGGCAGGCTTTGGTCCGACGACCACGCCCGGCGTCTTTCACGCGCCGTATCCGGATCCGTATCGGCACCCACGTGGTCCCGAGGCGGCCGTCGACGAGTGTTTCGAGTATCTCGAGGATCGCCTCTTCGCCCAGTTGGTGCCACCCGACGAAGTTGCGGCCATTGTTGTCGAGCCCATTCAGGGTGAGGGTGGATACATCATACCGCCCACATCGTTCTTTCAACGCTTGCAGGCGCTGGCCAGTAAGCATGGCATCCTCATCGTCGCGGACGAGGTGCAGTCTGGTATGGGACGCACGGGGCGCATGTTTGCCTGCCAGCACTTTGGTCTCCAGCCTGACATGGTCACGATGGCGAAGGGTATTGCATCGGGGATGCCGCTTGGCGTTGCCACGGGTCGCGCCGCGCTCTGGGACTGGGCGCCTGGCGCGCATGCGAGCACGTTCGGGGGCAATCCGGTGTCCTGCGCGGCCGCGCTGGCGACTATTCGTTTGCTCGAGGGTAGCCTCATCGAGAATGCCACACGTGTAGGAGCGTATCTCCTCGATGGACTACGCGCGCTGCAGGAGAAGCACTCCCTGATTGGCGATGTACGTGGGCGGGGCCTGATGATTGGTGTCGAGCTCGTTCGCGATCGCCAGACCAAGGAGCGGGCCGTTGAAGAGCGCGATCAGGTCGTCGAAGAGGTGTTCAAACGCGGCGTGCTCCTCCTGGGCGCGGGGCGCAACGTCATTCGGTTCTCGCCGCCTCTGCTGCTGACGACCGATCAGGCGGATATGGCTCTCGCGGCGCTCGACGAAGCGCTCGGCGTCGTGGGGCGTGTGCGCGGCCAGGGCGCCACGGTGCGACGCTGA
- a CDS encoding cysteine--tRNA ligase, with product MRLYNTLTRQEEEFAPARGNVVRMYACGLTVYARGHIGNFRTFVAVDLLRRMLRHVARYQVRYVSNFTDVDDRTIIESRNAGMSLHDYTDRYIATFREDADTLGIAPPDESPRATEDANLQAMAEMITALEQRGHAYRGDGSIYFKIASLPDYGKLAQLDHAGIKPGARIDADKYDKENARDFVLWKAARPGEPTWDPGLGPGRPGWHIECSAMALHWLDGPPIDIHCGGVDLIFPHHENEIAQAEAATGQPFARYWFHVEHLLLEREKMSKSAGNVYTIPDVLREGYRPSALRYALLAVHYRKQLRFSWTVLQQAEESLRRLMACLARLDLVTREAASPRFAEELAEKRDRFRRWLLDDLNVPGALGAVFDLVRAVNAAVDAGELGRPDADLVRRTFDEFDDVLGVMALRRREEAALPMAVDEIERLVAERQSARRRRDFATADRVRGELDARGIVVEDTPAGPKWKRK from the coding sequence ATGCGTCTCTACAATACACTCACGCGCCAGGAGGAGGAGTTTGCGCCCGCACGCGGGAATGTCGTGCGCATGTACGCCTGCGGCTTGACGGTCTACGCGCGCGGCCACATTGGCAACTTCCGCACGTTCGTTGCGGTGGACTTGTTGCGTCGCATGCTGCGGCACGTCGCCCGCTATCAGGTGCGCTATGTGAGCAACTTCACAGACGTTGACGATCGGACGATTATCGAGTCGCGCAATGCCGGCATGTCCCTGCACGACTATACCGACCGGTACATCGCGACGTTCCGCGAGGATGCCGATACTCTGGGGATCGCACCACCTGACGAGTCGCCGCGTGCCACGGAGGATGCCAATCTCCAGGCGATGGCCGAGATGATCACGGCGCTCGAGCAGCGCGGTCACGCGTACCGAGGGGACGGATCCATCTACTTCAAGATCGCGTCGCTTCCCGACTACGGAAAGCTCGCGCAGCTCGACCATGCCGGCATCAAGCCTGGCGCCCGCATCGACGCCGACAAGTACGACAAAGAGAACGCGCGCGACTTCGTCTTGTGGAAGGCTGCGCGGCCCGGAGAGCCGACATGGGACCCCGGTCTCGGGCCAGGGCGGCCCGGTTGGCACATCGAGTGCTCGGCGATGGCCCTGCACTGGCTCGACGGGCCGCCCATCGATATTCATTGTGGCGGTGTGGATCTCATCTTTCCTCATCACGAGAATGAGATCGCGCAGGCCGAGGCGGCGACCGGGCAGCCGTTTGCGCGCTACTGGTTTCACGTCGAGCACCTGCTGCTGGAACGAGAGAAGATGTCGAAGTCGGCCGGCAACGTGTATACGATTCCCGACGTGCTCCGGGAAGGCTACCGCCCGTCGGCCCTGCGGTACGCGCTGCTTGCCGTCCACTACCGCAAGCAGCTCCGCTTTTCGTGGACGGTGCTGCAACAAGCGGAGGAATCGTTGCGGCGGCTGATGGCCTGTCTGGCGCGGCTCGACCTCGTCACGCGCGAGGCCGCCAGCCCGAGATTCGCAGAAGAGCTGGCAGAGAAGCGAGACCGCTTCCGCCGCTGGCTGCTCGACGACCTCAATGTGCCAGGGGCGCTTGGTGCGGTCTTCGACCTGGTGCGGGCGGTCAATGCCGCCGTAGATGCCGGCGAGCTCGGACGCCCGGACGCCGATCTCGTCCGTCGCACGTTCGACGAGTTCGACGACGTGCTGGGTGTGATGGCGCTGCGGCGGCGCGAGGAGGCGGCATTGCCGATGGCCGTCGACGAAATCGAGCGGCTCGTGGCCGAGCGCCAGAGCGCCCGCCGACGGCGCGACTTCGCGACGGCCGACCGAGTCCGCGGCGAGCTCGACGCCCGCGGCATTGTCGTCGAGGACACGCCAGCCGGGCCGAAGTGGAAGCGGAAGTAG
- a CDS encoding bifunctional riboflavin kinase/FAD synthetase: MTTQPTTGRVSLDIRYFPDDPSPANWPYPVVALGNFDGLHRGHQKIIDRVGRQAREHGGTALVMAFEPHPPRVVRPDKAPPLLMTRAQRLEAIARAGIEGVVIVRFTPELSRWEPEHFVREVLIDWLRVAEVWVGGNFLFGRDRSGNFSLLRALGQDHGFKVEKIDPVRYKDFIVSSTRIRRLVAEGRVDEAGALLGHHYYVDGLVVPGAGRGRGLGFPTANLQTENELLPPHGVYATTVTIDSAIHAAVTNVGLRPTFGDLTTPIVETHLLDFDRDLAGARVRLAFVQRMRPEKAFANVEALRAQVTADCAEARALFGRISL; encoded by the coding sequence ATGACGACGCAACCGACAACGGGTCGGGTCAGCTTGGACATCCGTTACTTTCCGGATGATCCCTCGCCCGCCAATTGGCCGTACCCCGTGGTCGCGTTGGGCAACTTCGACGGCCTCCATCGCGGGCACCAGAAGATCATCGATCGCGTCGGTCGGCAGGCGCGCGAGCACGGCGGCACGGCGCTGGTCATGGCGTTCGAGCCGCACCCGCCGCGGGTCGTTCGGCCGGACAAGGCACCGCCATTGCTGATGACGCGTGCGCAGCGGCTGGAGGCGATTGCCCGCGCCGGCATCGAGGGCGTGGTCATCGTGCGGTTCACACCCGAGCTCTCGCGTTGGGAGCCGGAGCACTTCGTGCGCGAGGTGTTGATCGACTGGCTGCGCGTGGCGGAAGTGTGGGTGGGTGGGAACTTTCTCTTTGGACGCGACCGATCCGGCAACTTCTCGCTGCTGCGTGCGCTCGGTCAAGACCATGGCTTCAAGGTCGAGAAGATCGATCCGGTCCGCTACAAGGACTTCATCGTCAGCAGCACGCGCATCCGGCGTCTCGTTGCGGAGGGGCGGGTAGACGAAGCGGGCGCGCTGTTGGGCCATCATTACTACGTCGACGGCCTCGTGGTGCCTGGCGCGGGCCGCGGCCGAGGACTCGGGTTCCCGACGGCGAACCTGCAGACGGAGAATGAGCTATTGCCTCCACACGGCGTGTATGCGACGACAGTCACCATCGACTCGGCGATTCACGCGGCCGTGACCAATGTGGGCCTGCGCCCCACGTTCGGCGATCTCACGACGCCCATTGTGGAGACGCATCTCCTCGACTTCGATCGAGATCTCGCCGGCGCGCGTGTTCGCCTCGCGTTCGTGCAGCGGATGCGGCCAGAGAAGGCGTTCGCGAACGTGGAGGCGCTGCGAGCGCAGGTGACGGCGGACTGCGCAGAGGCGCGCGCCCTCTTCGGCCGGATTTCGCTATAG
- a CDS encoding MBL fold metallo-hydrolase, whose protein sequence is MRVLFLGTGTSHGVPVIGCRCDVCRSDDPRDKRWRTSILVTQDDGLQVLVDTSIDLRAQALHFGITRVDTIVYTHSHADHVFGLDECRRFNVLSGEALPLYADELTMRDLRRIFDYAFEAPPELAGGVPSLAPQTIDGPFMVGSTRWTPIPIFHGRRLILGFRVGPFAYLTDCSAIPDQSWPLLEGVDMLVLDALRDRPHPTHFSLGEAIEAAQRVGASSTLLVHMAHEIGHAATCARLPAGIELAYDGLVIDVPPATQQSA, encoded by the coding sequence ATGCGTGTTCTCTTCCTCGGCACGGGCACCTCACATGGGGTCCCGGTGATTGGTTGTCGCTGCGACGTCTGTCGATCCGACGACCCGCGCGACAAGCGCTGGCGGACGTCCATTCTCGTGACCCAGGACGATGGTCTACAGGTGTTGGTGGACACCTCGATCGACCTGCGTGCCCAAGCGCTGCACTTTGGTATCACGCGGGTCGACACCATCGTCTACACGCACAGCCATGCCGATCATGTGTTCGGCTTGGACGAGTGCCGGCGATTCAACGTCCTCAGCGGCGAAGCGCTTCCCCTGTACGCGGATGAATTGACGATGCGGGACCTGCGGCGGATCTTCGACTACGCGTTCGAGGCGCCGCCAGAGTTGGCGGGAGGCGTCCCATCGCTTGCGCCGCAGACGATTGACGGGCCATTCATGGTTGGGTCGACTCGCTGGACACCGATTCCCATTTTCCACGGCCGGCGCCTCATTCTTGGATTTCGGGTCGGACCGTTTGCGTACCTCACGGATTGCAGCGCCATCCCCGACCAGTCCTGGCCGCTGCTCGAGGGTGTCGACATGCTCGTGCTCGATGCACTTCGCGATCGCCCGCACCCCACGCACTTCTCGCTTGGTGAGGCCATCGAGGCGGCGCAGCGTGTCGGCGCCTCCAGCACACTTCTAGTCCACATGGCGCACGAGATCGGCCATGCGGCGACCTGCGCGCGTCTGCCGGCCGGGATCGAGCTAGCATATGATGGACTGGTCATTGACGTGCCGCCAGCCACCCAACAATCGGCATGA
- a CDS encoding DUF1844 domain-containing protein, whose product MAEAPPSTVSFTAFVLSLAQAAAVHFGDRPDSSTGQKTTDLDAARQMIDTLAMIDEKIRGNLIIQERQLIEQLLYELRMKYVEMTQR is encoded by the coding sequence ATGGCGGAAGCGCCGCCCTCGACCGTCTCTTTCACGGCGTTCGTGCTGTCGCTGGCGCAGGCGGCCGCCGTGCATTTTGGGGACCGGCCGGATTCCTCCACCGGTCAAAAGACCACCGATCTCGATGCGGCACGTCAGATGATCGACACACTAGCCATGATCGACGAGAAGATTCGTGGGAACTTGATTATCCAGGAGCGCCAGCTCATCGAACAGCTGCTATACGAGCTGCGGATGAAGTACGTCGAGATGACGCAGCGTTAG
- the mazG gene encoding nucleoside triphosphate pyrophosphohydrolase, protein MSEPTRETRPADHQRAGAALQRLAGIMARLRSPTGCPWDREQTLKTLAPYVIEEAYEVVEAIERNDMGELRGEIGDLVFEGVFLAQLCAESRFFTLADALEDVGDKLIRRHPHVFARETDDTAVRITTPDDVKVRWEEIKARERDRKGQTRRSVIDGVPRALPALLRAYRLSARAATVGFDWPDPAAVVAKVREEMSEVEEAAARGDEPQTTEELGDLLFAVVNLARKLGVEPEAALRAANDKFTQRFEAMQQALAEGGKAMDEVTLDEMDAAWNAAKRLTAP, encoded by the coding sequence ATGTCCGAGCCCACGCGCGAGACTCGTCCTGCCGATCACCAGCGCGCCGGTGCTGCGCTTCAGCGGTTGGCGGGCATCATGGCCCGCTTGCGGTCGCCCACCGGCTGCCCGTGGGATCGCGAACAGACCCTCAAGACCCTCGCGCCATATGTCATCGAGGAGGCGTACGAGGTCGTCGAGGCGATCGAGCGCAACGATATGGGTGAGCTGCGCGGCGAGATCGGCGACCTCGTCTTCGAAGGCGTCTTTCTCGCCCAGCTCTGCGCCGAAAGCCGCTTCTTCACGTTGGCTGATGCGCTCGAGGATGTTGGCGACAAGCTGATACGCCGGCATCCGCATGTCTTCGCACGGGAGACGGACGACACGGCGGTGCGCATCACCACGCCAGATGACGTCAAGGTGCGCTGGGAGGAGATCAAGGCCCGCGAGCGCGACCGAAAGGGACAAACGCGACGCAGCGTGATAGACGGTGTCCCTCGCGCGCTGCCCGCCCTGCTTCGCGCGTATCGCTTGAGCGCCCGGGCGGCGACGGTGGGCTTCGACTGGCCGGATCCGGCGGCGGTCGTTGCGAAGGTGCGTGAAGAGATGTCGGAGGTCGAGGAAGCCGCCGCGCGCGGCGACGAGCCGCAGACCACCGAAGAGCTCGGCGACCTGCTGTTCGCCGTGGTGAACCTCGCGCGCAAGCTCGGCGTCGAGCCGGAAGCGGCGCTGCGCGCCGCCAATGACAAATTCACGCAACGCTTCGAGGCAATGCAGCAGGCGTTGGCCGAGGGCGGCAAGGCGATGGATGAGGTCACGCTCGACGAGATGGACGCCGCCTGGAACGCTGCCAAGCGCCTTACCGCACCATAA
- a CDS encoding DUF4131 domain-containing protein, whose protein sequence is MHGFFHMGAVAVLPALALLAGAAVGATWAVPQLAPIGLVGGLVAWLVAAWRFVRGGVTGCGVLLAAGFAVAGLSLGGGAARRAWAPPGLEPWHADAEAASAEGAESSVPPPIVLEGWIRADAEQTPYGASFVLDLRAVDVGRRRAAAQGGVRVHVGGRFVETRYRDWRAGRLVRLPATLRRPLPYRNFGTTDQELALARRQVRLLASVKSALRVEIVRRGHLAAEIAASLRAHVRRVVAATVGRHDPTSGAIVVAVLMGDRAGLGQEIEDRLQRAGTYHVLAISGGNIALLAALLFWLPRRLGVPERATALAVIVLLAGYAETVEGGASVPRATIVAIVYLSARLWDHRTSPMNALAVAAALQAALTPLALFDAGFALSFGATVGILHMASLVRAGWPRMRERSTRAGWLWRAAFWLLASTIAAEIVLMPVSALVFARATLAGLLLNFVAIPLMGVVQIVGLVTVVLGTLSVGLGTLTGLVAHIAALAIVESSRLVDVVPWLVRDVPPPSWGALAVYYGGLLGAVQPPRHRWRRPALALWAASAVWIVTGGVHAPRPKPWTWHAGAGSHLAGEAHSWLTATFLDVGQGDATLLQLPDGTTLLADAGGTQFDAAFDVGDRVVSRALWALGLRRLDRMGITHGDADHVAGAPIVARRFNPRLFWEGVPVVGHRTLEMLKRLARDRGAVWRQLRRGEVITRGMVSFTVLHPGEPEWERRRARNNDSLVLDVRYGDVSFLLPGDIERAAEEEVSAHVAPSRLRVLKAAHHGSRTSTTTRFLHAVAPRVVVFSCGRENRYGHPAADVVTRVQRTGASILRTDREGAIQLATNGRVIVGRTMSGKTFMVR, encoded by the coding sequence TTGCACGGCTTCTTTCACATGGGAGCCGTGGCCGTGCTACCCGCACTGGCGCTGCTGGCCGGTGCTGCTGTCGGAGCGACGTGGGCCGTGCCACAGCTGGCGCCGATCGGTCTGGTCGGCGGGTTGGTGGCCTGGCTCGTGGCCGCGTGGCGCTTTGTACGCGGTGGCGTGACCGGGTGCGGTGTGCTCCTTGCGGCTGGCTTCGCAGTGGCCGGTCTCTCGCTTGGCGGGGGAGCGGCGCGTCGGGCCTGGGCACCGCCGGGACTTGAGCCATGGCACGCGGATGCGGAGGCCGCTTCGGCCGAGGGCGCCGAGAGCTCGGTTCCACCGCCGATTGTTCTCGAAGGCTGGATACGTGCCGATGCGGAACAGACGCCGTATGGGGCGTCGTTCGTGCTGGATTTGCGTGCCGTCGACGTTGGCCGTCGGCGGGCCGCAGCCCAGGGTGGCGTTCGCGTGCACGTGGGGGGCCGATTCGTCGAGACACGCTACCGCGACTGGCGGGCCGGGCGGCTCGTTCGGCTACCGGCGACGCTCCGTCGCCCGCTGCCGTATCGCAACTTCGGCACCACTGATCAAGAGCTGGCACTGGCGCGGCGCCAGGTGAGGCTTCTGGCGTCGGTCAAGAGCGCGCTGCGAGTGGAGATCGTTCGGCGTGGACATCTGGCGGCCGAGATCGCGGCCAGCCTCCGTGCGCACGTTCGCCGCGTCGTCGCAGCGACGGTAGGTCGTCACGACCCGACGAGCGGCGCCATTGTCGTGGCGGTGCTGATGGGAGACCGAGCCGGTCTCGGCCAGGAGATCGAGGATCGCTTACAGCGCGCTGGCACGTATCACGTGCTCGCTATTTCCGGCGGGAACATCGCGCTACTGGCCGCGCTGCTCTTCTGGCTGCCAAGGCGACTCGGTGTGCCCGAGCGTGCCACGGCCCTGGCCGTCATCGTCCTGCTCGCTGGATATGCCGAGACGGTCGAGGGCGGGGCTTCGGTGCCGCGCGCTACGATCGTCGCCATTGTGTACTTGAGCGCACGCTTGTGGGACCATCGCACCAGTCCGATGAACGCGCTGGCGGTCGCGGCCGCGCTGCAGGCCGCGTTGACGCCGCTGGCGCTGTTCGACGCCGGCTTCGCGCTGTCGTTTGGCGCCACGGTCGGGATTCTGCACATGGCGTCGCTGGTGCGGGCGGGATGGCCGCGGATGAGGGAGCGCTCCACGCGGGCGGGGTGGCTCTGGCGCGCAGCGTTCTGGTTGCTCGCGTCGACCATTGCCGCGGAGATCGTGCTCATGCCCGTCAGCGCGCTCGTGTTCGCGCGGGCAACCCTCGCCGGACTGCTGCTCAACTTCGTTGCGATCCCGCTCATGGGGGTCGTACAGATCGTGGGGCTCGTGACCGTCGTGCTCGGCACCTTGAGCGTCGGGCTCGGAACCCTCACCGGCCTTGTTGCCCACATCGCGGCGCTGGCGATTGTCGAGAGCAGCCGGCTCGTCGACGTGGTGCCCTGGCTCGTGCGGGATGTCCCGCCTCCTTCGTGGGGCGCGCTGGCGGTCTACTACGGCGGTCTGCTGGGTGCCGTTCAGCCACCGAGGCACCGTTGGCGTCGACCAGCGCTCGCGTTGTGGGCGGCGTCCGCGGTCTGGATCGTGACGGGGGGCGTCCATGCGCCACGGCCCAAGCCCTGGACATGGCACGCTGGTGCGGGATCGCACCTCGCCGGTGAGGCGCACTCCTGGCTCACGGCGACGTTTCTCGATGTCGGACAGGGGGACGCAACGCTCCTCCAGCTGCCCGACGGCACAACGCTACTCGCAGACGCAGGCGGCACGCAGTTCGACGCGGCGTTCGATGTGGGAGACCGTGTGGTCTCACGCGCCCTGTGGGCCCTGGGCCTGCGACGGCTCGATCGGATGGGCATTACGCATGGCGATGCCGATCACGTAGCAGGCGCGCCGATCGTGGCGCGGCGATTCAATCCACGTCTGTTCTGGGAAGGCGTACCCGTCGTCGGACATCGAACGCTGGAGATGTTGAAGCGCCTGGCGCGCGACCGCGGCGCGGTCTGGCGGCAGCTCCGACGCGGCGAGGTCATCACGCGCGGCATGGTCTCTTTCACCGTCCTGCATCCGGGAGAGCCGGAGTGGGAGCGACGGCGCGCACGAAACAACGATTCGCTCGTGCTCGATGTGCGCTATGGCGATGTGTCGTTCCTCTTGCCGGGCGATATCGAGCGCGCGGCAGAAGAGGAGGTCTCCGCGCATGTCGCACCCTCACGGCTGCGTGTGCTCAAGGCGGCGCACCACGGTAGCCGTACGTCGACCACCACGCGCTTTCTCCACGCCGTAGCCCCGCGGGTCGTCGTGTTCAGTTGCGGGCGAGAGAATCGGTACGGTCACCCAGCAGCGGATGTAGTCACGCGTGTCCAGCGCACCGGCGCCTCCATTTTGCGAACGGATCGGGAGGGCGCTATTCAGCTTGCGACCAACGGCCGCGTGATCGTCGGCCGAACGATGTCTGGTAAGACGTTTATGGTGCGGTAA